TTGTCATCACCCACTCATAaggtcaactccccaccgtccacgTCAATAAGAgacttggaagtgtgcaagaacagcctcccaagtatcaatgggacatcaacatcctcatcaatgtccaacactacaaagtccacaggaaatatgtacttgtcaactttgacaagtacgtcttcaatgatgccctcggatgtctaactttTTAGTCTGACAATTGAAGTGTCattcgagtgggcctaggctctacCAAGCCTAGCGTTTGAaagaatgtgtaaggcatgacattgatactagcccctgaatccaccaatgccttttcttcacccaaattgccaatgttgcatggaatgataaagcttccagggtctttcttcttgtttggcatattcttttgcaacaccaccgaacatgaagcatctagaatcacagatgtactctcctctaacttcctcttgttggtgaagaggtccttcaaaaactttgaatAGCGAGGCATTTTAGACAacacctccacaaatgggatatttatgtgcaactgcttaaatagacccaagaacttcttgtattgttcatcattttcatcgttcatcaatcttgaaggataagggattcttagcttgtaGGGTGGGGGTGCCcactctttctctttgtttgctttctcctcaacctccacgacctcgggtgctttaacattggtcttctcaatcGGGAGCTaccctcaacttcacgaccactttctcaaagtgattgccttaaCATGTTCTCTTGAGTTTGTCTCCATGTTGTTAGGCCAACTCCCTCGAGGTCTTTCCAAgagtgacttcacaatttggtccacttgattctccaagttgtgcaatgatgcagTGCGGTTGCTAAGTGTGGCCTCAAccaattgaaatcttgtatccgacgattgaatgaacttggtcaaagccttctttAGGTCGGTCATCCGGTTCTCCAACCCTGAACATGGagattctatttttctttactAATTTTGAATTGAGCTGAGTCCCTCAAATTCTTCTATACAAGATGACAGACTATTAAAAAGGATTAATTAAAAGCTCACATTCATGCCCAAAATAGATCGAGAAAGTTGCATTGTTGCATTTCATCTTCAAGGAAGTATTAGTTTCACTAGTGCATTTCATTTTCCTCAAATTTTCTTTCGTTGATCagatctattattattattttgagctTTATTGTATACACAagagcaatgtacatctttaagtgtaGGAAAGTGGTTTTTGaccttcaaatttcaaaattttcatttatagtgTAGATCGTTATGACTTTGTATCATTATGGGTAGCATTTCTAGCATGCTTCTTAGCCACactatatgttttctttggattgATTGTTAGATTACTTTTATTCTAAAGTTTCCTTGGTGGTTCCTTAAATACTTTTGAGTACTTTGAGTCTCTTTTATGGatctaattttgatttttcagaGATTGAATACATTTTAGGGACTTTATTGCATATAAAAAAGGAGTTCTTAGTGTAAAAGAAAATTGTTTGTTGTACAATAGACGTTTTGCACATAGTTTTCCTTATAAAGTGTGAAGTCACTCTTGAAAAGTTGGATACTTTGGTATACCTGACAAAGAGAAAGGACTACCACAAAAgatatgtgtttggttgaaagagctaccacttttGATATGTGAAGCTTCTCTTAGAAAGTTGGATACTTTTTATATGCCTTACTAAGAGAGAGGGCTGCATCAagaatgtgtgaaagctaccactagTATTTAGAAAAAAcgttgttataaaaaaaaatgtgtaaaaaaaagagagaaaagaaaaaagattttcTAATTCCTTTGTTCATGTATTCTCATtcattgttaattattaatttgcgaagtactaagagacttttttttttcttattcatcTAGAAGGAACCACAAGCTAGTTTACTAGCCTTCTAGTTAAATTCTTTTATTCCATTGAATGCAAGTCGCTCTTTTATGGCTAAATGATTCCAAATTCTTCAAGTCCATGATCAAGCACTTATTCTTCTTTGATTTGCAATATTATTTACTTGATGACAaacaaatgcttaagtgtggggaaatTTGCTAAATGCTTGacaatacatattttatatgttaatttgtaTAGCATTTTGCTTGAAATTTGATAAGATTTGATGAtcaatcttgttatttttcatggtttgtgtCATTTTATGGGTGTTgaagcaaaagaaagaaacttAAACAAGTTTCAATTAGTGTTTATAAAGAAAACGGAGAAGATAAACAAAACACATCCAAGAACACACATCCATGTTCCAAAACACGGTTGTATTCAAACTTTTCTAAATCAAATAAGGGAACATGCCTGTGTGAACATACCTGTGTGTTATTCAATGAAGAAGTATTCACTGTGTTCTAGTTGGAACACAGTCGTGCTTGGATCCTATGGGCATGTGTTTCCAACCCATGTTCCAACTCAACAGTTACTAATCAAGAATCTTAACAGCTTAACACACTCACTAAACACCCCCGTGTTTAGTAGTCGCATATAGCTTTCTAGAAACCCCTATAAAATAGATATTCAAGATCTATTTCAAAGGGTGAAAAAGAATTTTTCTTGGAGCTTAATCCATTTAGAGATTGGAAAACACTTCCTTGAAGTGATTTCAACCCTCTTTATCATCAATTTGGAGAGAATATTTGAAGAGAAGTATCAAGCATCAAAGCGTTTAGAGTCATTCCTCAATCTCATTCTATGAATTTGAGGAAGTTCTTCATGAAACTctatttctttagcattttgatCATATCTTGTGTAACATTTTCATTTATGTGTACCTAGACATCTTCTTGTTGCTTGGATGTAATGGAACTTGGTTGTAATATGCTTTcctaactttatatatatatatatatatatatatatatatatatattgatctaGTTCATTTTGGTGTTAAGATTTGATTATGGCAATGCTTGATCCGTGAATTTTATTAGCGAGAGCCCGAATTTATGTCCTAGGTTTCATTAGCGAGAACACGAGTGTCTGAATGATCTCCCATAATTGCAAAAGTTTAAACTCATTTCTCATGGTTATAATGATAAGAACTTTCTAAACTAGGTTGACCTAGCAGTGTGGTTCACAAAAATCAGAATGCATTCAAATTGGGAATGTGTGAAATACTTGCTCCATCTTGTTTAGAGATTAGTCACTTAGAGATAATGGCTAATCTATGTAAGGAATCTTCACCCTCCAATAATCATAATGAATTATGTTCAAAAACCACAAATAGAAGTAATTATCTTAAACAATCAAGGGGTATCTCGTCCTAGCACATTCTCATTATCATGATCTATACTAGATTGTATTTGTGCTTCTTGGAAGCATAAACTTGATTTTAGTTACTTTTCTCGTTTAACACATAAACAACATTTTGACAGACTAGATAATTAGAGGAGAGCTAGTATTAGTATTTAATTTCCTTAAGGGTTTGACCTTGCATATATGCACACTTTTACTTCTTACTACGACAATTGCACTTGCCTCACTTCACCCTCCTCACTTGTGCACCTCATCACATCAGCATGAAAACAATCAGCGGCAATGCCACATTGTACTTAATAGATAACTTCATCAAAACATTCACATTTTACATGCTCTTGATCTCTAATTGcattttattgaatatatgaAGTAGAAAAAATTATGATGAGAAGCAACAACTTCTAGTTTCatttattatatgaaatttacAAAAGCAACAATCTACTCTTCATAACTATCGcacatttaaaacaaaacaatagtgggcttaacttgattttttatatagtatttaaaaagtttgaaaCTAAAATATACCCTTCTATAAAAAATCAGCCCTAACCAACTGTTTTGTTGCTTTAGagttattgtttttctttagtttcAATAGTTGTAATGCATTGTTATATTGAGAATTCTAGAGATTCAAATACTATAATGGTCTACTAACTTGGTTTTTTATTTagcttttgattttctttttccttcaatAGCCCTACTATTCCTTCTTACAAGATCGTCACAAACACTAAAGAATATATGCACTAACAAAAAAGGTTAATCATATGCTAAGCTTGGGTTTAAACTTTACAAAAATCATACAATAAATTTGTAGCCAATGATTAATAATATAGAATAGGGAGTTTCCCTTCCAATAGTAGTTTATTTCATGGAATCTTCAATCCGGTTCATTGGACTAAAGCTATTACATAGAAGTAAAATAACAGCTTGGTGGTTCACATCTATCATCATTTTAGGATTTATTACAATTTATCACTTGTGTAACGATGTATGCTTGTTATTTACATTaccttttttaatatatatatatatatacacacacacacattaattTTTCCATCATATTACTATCAAGTATGAGatagaaatataaaagaattagCACAAACTGCTTTGTAATGCACTGTTTTATTAGAATAAGCTTGCCATAATGTGAGAAAGAGTACGTAAATATAGACAACTGTATTGCAAAACAAAATGGATTAGGTACAATCtcaacataaaaacacacacacacacacacacacaaacaaagcTCTTCATAGTTGCTAATCTTATGGGCAACAAATCTCATTACTATCCAAACAAATCCAACATCACAAAACTAGTCACAAAACTTGAATGAAATCAAATTCGAACATAAAGTGCAGACACATAATTGCCAAATAATCAATGCTTGCCTGGGCACTTGACATGAGGAAATGGTTGGGTCAATTGAAGCTAGAGAAGGGTTGGTGGAGATTGTAAGTGGCTTAAAAAAGGTCTTTACTAGCTAGTGAGGTCTCAGATGGTGAGAAAGGCTCCAATCAGTGTAGACAAACTAGTAGTGAAAAAGTCCCTTGTATGATGAGGGAAAAGTAGGAGAACAAGGAGTGGAGGATATCATTCCCTTGCTAGCATAGGTGGCGACTTAGCATAAGGTGGGGTGGATGCAATGGAAGATGCACAGTGACAAGCAAGGATCGGGTCCAAAAGGGGAAGAAGAGGGATGGAAAGTGGAATTAGTTTAGATTTTTGGTTcaaatctaattttaaaaaggattcCAATTAAATTAGTTTAATTAGAGTTAATGACTtaactagtttttttatttatttttaataatatttaaataaaaatgccaCATCAATATTACAGAAAATTCAACCTCTTGTTACTATGTGGATGGTGAGTTTAATATTGGATTgagatttttcaattaaaataatagacTATGTGGCTTAGTGATAGAAAATAGTGGATTACCCCAAATAATTTTCCATAATTTATTCTTTGTTCAAGTCCTAAAGCCCTAATTTTCCTTCACTTAAATGTAAATCTTCTTCGTCTTTTGTTACAATTGTTGGTTTTGTTGCACATGGAGATGCCCAAAGCCGAACTATCAACACcctcatcgtcatcatcatcatcatcatcatcagcatcactccaaaatacaaaagaagatgaaaccctaaaaaccgTTCCCTTTCCATCCGCTGGTGATAGAGCTCCGAATCATGAAGATGATCTTCGGTCTTTTCTCCTGCCGGAGGCCCACCATCTTCCTGTCACACCTCCTTCTGCCATTGAAGCCAATTTCACTTGTTACTTTGCACTAGGTTTATATCCATCGCCAAAATTCTTGAATTtgcaattttgtttttaatcctgatgaattttcatttctttgcttcttttgttttccaGATTTTCTGAAACCCGGGCACGATCAATATATCTACCGCCACGCAAACGGGTAATATATTTTAGCTAATTTTTCGAGTATCATTTAGTTTCTGGaagttgtatttgtgttttatatTGCGTTCTTTGGTTGAAGGTTGTGTGTGATTGGTTTGGCTCCAACTCATGTGGCATTGAAGGAGGAAGGTGGAGTGGTGAGAGTGGATTTCAATGTAGGGAAGTCTGACCGGAGTGAAATGAAGGTTACTGGGAAGCGTAAAAGGGTAATGACAATGGGTTGCATTGAAGATTAAGTAAATGTTTATAGTTTAGATCATTTGTTAGATGAATTTGATGTATCGGAAGATATGTCTTACTCAACTAAAAGGAGCTTTCATGTGGTTGGTACAGAATGCAAAACATTTTGAGTCCAACACTGCATTGTGCAAGGTTTTTACAAATGGTAATTTCTTTTTGGCGAGGTTGGTGTGGCTGCATGTTGTTCGTTGTTTATCATATGGTGGTTTGCTTGCAAATGActtgtttttgttggatttaTGTAGATGCTGCGTTAAAGGATCTCTCTTGGAAGTGAATGATAGGTTGATTAAGCAGCCAGATCTGCTTAACACTTCAGTGAGTATAATATAGTTATTCTATGACATACCTTTTACTTTCATGTTTCTTTAGTTGCATCTGGTTGGTTTACATCAATACTGAATAATGTTTGGCAATTTGGATTTTTCTGCCAAATTTAACTTAATTGTTATGTTATTTCAAAGTTTATCTTTGTGAGTGGGTTTCCCACTATGTGCCCTTTGGGAGTGTTCaacttttaattttgataagtagatttatcatgttttcaatTTGGAGTATTTCTGACAAAGTGGATAGATTATTAAAATGGCATTATAACTCTAAATTCGTATAAGTTTTTTGTCTGTTCTATATCATGTTAGAGTACTCTTATTATGAAGAGTTAGTTGATAATGTTGGTACTAGTTTTAAGTTAATTTGAATTACTTAAGCATCTTTATCTTCTTATTTCTCCAAATAAAATGTGATTATGATTTATATGAAGGATGTAGAATTACTTATCTGATTTTAAAGTGGAAATTAGTATTGCTAGCTTTTGCTTTGGAGACTTAAGAATCACATAATGTAATACAAATTGGGTGGAATGTAGCTTAACTTTTGTATTTGTTATGGACATTTTGTGCAATAAATTTCTTTAATTGCTCAATATCACAAGTTCATTTCATAAAGTACAGCTCATTTAACCATTAATGTAATAAATTCATCCATATTTGGTGCATCCATTTCGCAAAAATTTTTGCCAAACAAACCTTATGAAATAACGATGATGTTGCTAGTGAGGGGGTCCATATCTTATGACTTAGTCAAATAGGCTTATCTTCAATATTTGTGAGATAACctcatttctaaaattttcGAAGGTGTTTTGGATGATGGAGGATTGGATTAAAACTCAAGAAGGCTTATGCCGTCTTGTTATTCTGTCATGGTGTTTAAATAtggaacaaaaataaaggaaGAATAAAGGAAAAGCATTTTGGTGGAAGAATGATGAATAAAGATGCTTATACTTTTAGTTGCGCATTTTTACCCCTTGTTGAGATATGAATGATAAATAATTGAAGAGACATATGGTTAATCTTAAAACCtttgttaattattatcatgcataataattatcatatttaataagcaaaagtgtttgatttgtttatagttatttttattttttatttttttgcaagcGGATAGTGAATATTAAAACCTTTGTTAATTATTATCAGACGTAAATATGCCATATTTAAGtagcaataatttttattttatttgctgtCACATTGCTGTTATAAATGGACAATGAATTAAAAACCtttgttgattatttttcatcCATAATAGAAGCTTGGGTGGGGATATACTTGTAAGGTTTACTCATTCCCACTAATCTGGAGTAAACAAATCCTTTGGTGGGGATGAATTCTACTATTATGGATTGAGGGCCCTTACCCATAGAAAGGAATAAGGGTGAAGCCAACATTTTCTAAGTTTAACAATGAATATAAGAAAGCTAGAACAACCCcatccttattttttttctttgtttaatcaTTCTTTCAAAATCGTCTCTTGCCTAAAATCTGCTCTTTAGTTGAGCTCCTcaccctttttcttttatttcatttgtctcttcatctccttccttccttttttctctcttgttaGGAACTCATTTATCCTGATTAAACATCATTTTCATGGAGCTTGGGTTGGTAGCTAATTTGAAGAAGGTGCTCAGATTCTGAGCTttaataatacatgattaatcAGATACTGTTTTTCTATTAATTGGTGAGATTTGAACTCATTAATGGTGGGAGTGTATAAGACTAGATTGAAAAGAAATTGCTTGGCCTGTAAGGCCATAATGCTTCCTTAAATCCTACTGCAATGAGCAAGCAATATAAAGATGTTGCTAATGAGATTGATAGGGCATTAGGACATATATATACAGCCATGTCCATGTATCCGGTTTCCATTAAATTCAAGTGTCAGGTACTCTCCGATACTTAAATACTTGACACTCATATTTGTGTCCTAGTAACACTAAACAAAACCAAACTGACCAAATTGGATCAGTTTTgtcatttgactttatttttagGTAATAATGCACAACCTTATATTAAATTCTGTATTTGCAAAAATAAGCATTATTCAGACTTTGCGCTGGATATGACAAAGCAGACATTATGGGCAGAGctttaattctatttttgatGGTGGTGGGAACAGGTTGGCCTGACTCCTTGCATGTAGTTGTGAAAGTACCTGACATGTTAATTCCACCTGCATCAAACTTTACCCTGTTTTGGTTTAAGAAGTTTGTCCAAATTGAATTCCACAATTTAGAATTTGGCATTTAAGAATAGGTGACTGGACTTCACCTTATTTGCTTGATTTGTAACTGAATTAGCTGTCTTGATCATGGTGCTGTAGAGTAGCTAACTTGTCTAGAAAGTAACAATAAGGTTTTGGACATTCTGCTGCTTGAACCTGTAATGCTTGGACTATCATCTGTTTCATTTTTAAGTGATATTTCTGCAACAAGTTATATCCTACAATTTGGATTTGGAGTGTTCATGGATGTTAGCTATAAGTGTCATTCTTAGGTTGGGTATTCTGAGTAAATGTTTTGAACTTTATCTAAAGGGAAATAGTATGCTTTAGTGGCTAGATGGGTCTTGGTACAACTTTTCATTGGTTTATACCTTATTCAGAGGAATCGTTTGAAGAGGTGAAGCATAGCCACATTTTGCTACATTGTAGTACAACATGGGGTTTTTGTGGTTGTTTTCAGCGAGCATTAAAAGCTAAAATCAATCAACCAGGCTCAATATTCTTAAAGGAGGTAGGACCATTTAATATGTTCAGCAACATAGATGGTGCAAAAATTGATGAGTTTGATCTCTATCTGAGAAGTAATAATAGCATGTATGGAGACAAGGAAATATAATACAAGTGTACCGTGAACAACTCTAAATGGTCCAAGGACAATTAGAAAATAAGATTGTTTTTAACTGATCTCAAAAGTAACCTAAAAGTGATAGCCAAGGACATTGATGTTGCATAATCACTTATCAAATTGAATTTAGAATTACGATGTAGTGATAAGATAATCATCATTTAAGTTATATAGGGATATAATCGCTGCTGAAGCGGAGGCCTTTCATTGTGCGATCTCTCAAGTCAGAAGGATGAACCTGCTGGGGAACACCATCAATACGGACTGTACAAACCTAGTGGATGTCGTTAAATATGCTGATCCTGCTATCCTTTGGAGGTATTACCGAGCTATTCACAGTTTTTTGGAGACAAGGGCTATTTCTGCTGGTTTGATGGTTGAAGCTATCCCAGGGGACGACAATTACTTGGCTGATGGGCTTGCTGCACACGAGTGTGAGTGTCATGAGCTGGCTGTATTTCACAGAGGACTAGATTTACCACAATGGATCATGGAGCAGAGCAGATTAGCAGGATTCACTTTTTAGTTTCTTGATATTAGATGTAATGTGTTCACAGCTTGTTACATGGCTGGAGTCTTTAAACCTTTGGTGCTTTGTACATTGTATTTCCAGCTACTTGGCTCATTtaacaagaaaaaattataaaaaaaaaaaaaagcgatcaaattcaaaacatgaaaGGGTCACTTTTCAGAAGTTAATGAAAAATGCTTCTGCAACATTTACTTTTCTAAGTTTGTGCATAAATAATTATCAACTGAAATTAGAGTTGTAAAGTTTATATAGGCAGCAACAATCATGCTAGAACAACATCAGAGGAAGAAAGACTAAGCATCAAGGCTGGAGCTGCTAAGTTAGCTCTATCAATTTTGTGGTAAAAAGGATTCTTAGATATTCAATGGTAAAGGAAACTATTAATAGTTCCTTTTAAACcagttttattttgaatttatctGAGAGTCTGAGACTATCTGAGATGTAATTCTTATCAAGTTGCTTGTTGGAATTGATCTGGAGGTTTCTACATTGCTGTTTACACTCTAGTGGTATCTATTTGGAAACAAATTATCTTTTGACTCATGTTTTGTTGGCCATAATCAAGGCCATCACATTCCTAGCATATTATGTGAGCATTATCTCAACATAATCAAATACACATGGTATGCAGAATAATCAGAACCTCACTAATTTACCTACAGAGGGAACATGAGAACCACCTCAACAATATAATCTGTTTGTTAGACAACCCCATGCAATGATTTACACCAAGAGTGATGATGACATGAGATGGTACCTCCTTTGGTCAGGCcctcatgatttattttttattctatctaGGTTATTTGTACCAGCAACAACAAAAGGTGGGTGTTATTCTGAATGAATGTAGAGGAATTGAGGATTATTATGTTGCTCACTAGCACAACCTTGGTGCTAAGGTATACAGGAGATTAGTATCAAAGTGTTTCTTATCTCATCAAAGTGTCCCTTATCTTTACAAGTCTTGCTAGAAAGCTGAAGCTAGCTACAACAGTATTGTGGAAGGAATTGCTAAAGTTCAAGTTGTACGGTTGTGCAAGAATGTTGTTTACTTAGATGTGCTTTAAAGAACATGGACTTGCCTGCCCTTCGGGAGGTCTGTCTGCCTGCAGTTAACTAGTGCCTGAGTTATTCATGAAGTTTTGATTTATTCACTTGATGgttaattatcataattcaagtaaaataaatataaaataatttcattagatTAATTATTCATAGGCATCAACGCAGAATCAGCACAGATCTATCCATCGAATAGGTAGCTTTGTCTATCAACCAACTCAGAAAGAATTGGTGAGGCACTACTCCCTCCAAGTGCGAGTTTTGGAATTAGAGGCTTCTTGGTACAAGAAAAAAGAACTATTTGGCCGTCCACAATTGTCAAAAATTTAAAGAATGAGAGCAAATCAATAGATTAGTTGCTATGTCTACTGTCATCTAAAGCTGTGATTTTCTGCTCTGGCAGGATGTATGTATGTGGCTTCTGTTGATGTCTTTTTCTATATGCTATGGGCTTTGAGAGTTTGTTTCTAGGATAAATCTGTCTGAATTGATTTGTGTTATCCCTTTTAAGCAGGCAGATAGGGAGGGATATCTTGCAATCATCATGCCAAAGCCTGCAGATTGGCTGAAGATCAAGGATTCATTGTTGAATTATGAAGATTACAAGAAATTAAGAGGCATCATCTGATGCACTAGAAGGTATATATTACTCTTtacttttatgttttgttgAAACTGAGGGTCATAATGATTTAATCAGCAAGGAAATTCAGTGCTTCAAAAtctatttaaaattctaattgACAAATTAAGCCATATTTCAATCATGGCTATATATGTAGAATGTATAATTGCTAATCATACTTTTACTACTAGTACAGCTCATTTTATTTTCCTGGTGGACTGTttcatttattgtataaatttttgaatgttttccAGGTGGTACTTGATCATCAGGCAGAACACTGCATCTTGTGACCCAGAAAAGGTATTCCCTGATTAGATATGACAGATGGTCCTGACTTGGTAGAAAGCATCTTATCCAGGGAGGGggaaaaatcatatatttgcaGGACAGATGCTGAGGCTAATGACTTGTCTTAAGTTGTCTGCAATGTTGGTGAAGGTTCAGAAGTGGAATTATTATTGGAATTAATAAATATGGGAGCTATATGTGATCAATTTATCTATTCATAATGCCTAAAATTAAGGGCGGAGTCAGAAACTATATAGAGGGGGGCAAActacaagttttaaaataattaattaacaaaaattttaaataataagatatatttttaaattttttataacaataagtaaaatttaagagaaaaattaaaattaattaatatttttaaataaatatttttattaaaatttagatttatttatgattatgaCGGGCGGCTTAAGATAACTAGATATTTATAAGGGAATTTTATAATGAAccctttcatttatttaataaaagttaaatttatttagattttattttaaaaatacctatttgatatatatatatatatttaaaatttattaataaaactcaacaaagtAATAATATAACGAAAAACAATTGTAACAATGTAAAAACTAcaaaagctcttatttataattaaaaaaaatatatattatattaattttagagaaacaaataaataaataaaccacagtTAAAGAAGATATgtagtattaaaataaaatatttaatattttactgtattattttaaaatttaaaaattaactaagattaaattcaattgattaaatattataataaaatatttttgcattatgataattattgatagtctttcaaaatttgagtttttaaaattattatttaaaaacaactaaagatgaggatttaaaaaataaagggcctAAAGTAATTGCTTCACTGACCTTACCCTTGAGTTAATGTTGTTCTCATTTATgattgtaaaaatatagataatattttaaattaaaacaattctCATTTAAAGGACATATGtaattcaataatttattttaattcatttaaataagggaaaattagtgtttacccctcgtgaatttcaaaaGTTTCCAAACAACCCTTCCAATTTTTGGCAAACCCCAGACAACCCTTCCATTATTGTTCAACTTTctttttaccccctaccgttcacttgaaatgcgaccatgttatgaaatttcatttttgcccttgaaaatagCGGGAAAAAAAGGCCACTCACAACATGTCCAACCTTTATACATAcacttttgcatttttttgttgcca
This genomic window from Dioscorea cayenensis subsp. rotundata cultivar TDr96_F1 chromosome 20, TDr96_F1_v2_PseudoChromosome.rev07_lg8_w22 25.fasta, whole genome shotgun sequence contains:
- the LOC120251702 gene encoding protein Abitram isoform X1 — its product is MEMPKAELSTPSSSSSSSSSSASLQNTKEDETLKTVPFPSAGDRAPNHEDDLRSFLLPEAHHLPVTPPSAIEANFTCYFALDFLKPGHDQYIYRHANGLCVIGLAPTHVALKEEGGVVRVDFNVGKSDRSEMKVTGKRKRNAKHFESNTALCKVFTNGNFFLARCCVKGSLLEVNDRLIKQPDLLNTSQADREGYLAIIMPKPADWLKIKDSLLNYEDYKKLRGII
- the LOC120251702 gene encoding protein Abitram isoform X3 translates to MEMPKAELSTPSSSSSSSSSSASLQNTKEDETLKTVPFPSAGDRAPNHEDDLRSFLLPEAHHLPVTPPSAIEANFTCYFALDFLKPGHDQYIYRHANGLCVIGLAPTHVALKEEGGVVRVDFNVGKSDRSEMKVTGKRKRNAKHFESNTALCKVFTNGNFFLARCCVKGSLLEVNDRLIKQPDLLNTSGYNRC
- the LOC120251702 gene encoding protein Abitram isoform X2; translated protein: MEMPKAELSTPSSSSSSSSSSASLQNTKEDETLKTVPFPSAGDRAPNHEDDLRSFLLPEAHHLPVTPPSAIEANFTCYFALDFLKPGHDQYIYRHANGLCVIGLAPTHVALKEEGGVVRVDFNVGKSDRSEMKVTGKRKRNAKHFESNTALCKVFTNGNFFLARCCVKGSLLEVNDRLIKQPDLLNTSADREGYLAIIMPKPADWLKIKDSLLNYEDYKKLRGII